In the Candidatus Binatia bacterium genome, CCGCGGCGGAGCCGTCGCTGACGCCCGAGCAGTCGAAGATGCCGAGCATGCCGGCGACCGGCGGCGACTTGCAGATGGTCTCGATCGACACCTCCTTGCGGAACTGCGCCTTCGGGTTTTTCGCCCCGTTCTTGTGGTTCTTCCAGGCGATACGGGCGAGCACTTGCTTCAGCTGATCCTCGTCGACGCCGTACTTCTTGGCGTACGCCGGCGCCAGCAGCGCAAAGGTCGCCGGTGCCGTCATGCTCGAGCGCGTGCCGTCGTTTGGCGGGCTGCTGATGACCAGGCCGGAGTAGCCGGAGTCCTTCAACTTCTCGACGCCTATCGCCATCACCAGGTCGTAGGCGCCGCTGGCGACCGCGTAGGCGGCGTTGCGCATCGCCTCACTGCCGGTGGCGCACATGTTCTCGAGGCGCGTGACCGGCTTGTACGGGATCTTGAGGGCCTCGGAGAGCATGAGGCCCGAGGTGCCGCTGGCCATGGTGCCGAGCCAGTAGGCGTCGACCTGCGCGGCGTCGATGCCCGCCGAGCGGTAGGCCTCTTGGGCGGCGTCGATCAGCAAGTCCTCGGGACCCTTGTCCCAGTGCTCGCCGAAGGGCGTGCAGCCCATGCCAACGATGGCGACGCGATCCTTGATGCCGTTGCTAGCCATGTGTCCTCCGTTCGTTCTCCCGCTCCTTGCCAAGGAGAGGGCCGGGGTGAGGTCGACGCGCTCGCATCACCTCCCAGTCCCGCGTTATCAATCTTACTACCAGATACAACAGCCAACTACCTCTCCCAACCCTCTCCTTCGAAAGGAGAGGGATTCAAGTGATCACCGCCCGGGGCGGGCTTTCCAAAAGTAGTTGTGCACGCCCTGCGCCGTGAATAGTCGCCGGAACGTCATCTCCAGGTGGTCGCCGATCGCGACCGCTTTCGGGTCCACATCGGTCAGCTCGCAGGAGAAGCGCCCTCCCCCTTCGTAGTCGACGAACGCCGCCACCACCGGCGGCTGTAGCGAGTACGCCAGGTGGTCGAGTGTGTAGGTCGCCACCCGGCACGAGGTGTCGGCGAAGCGCTCGTCGCGCATCTGGTCTACCGCGCCGCACTTTACGCACACGCGCTGCGGGGGCAGGTGGCCGGCCTGGCACTTGGTGCAGCGCGAGCCGACGAAGGCGAGCTTCCAGCGTTCGTGCCGGCGCATCGGCGGCGCGGCCGGCCGCTCCGGGTCGGGGCGGCGCGGCGGCTCGAACGGCAGGATGCCGCGCCATTTGAGGTAGGTGTTGTAGGCGAGGTCGTTGCGCTTCGACGCGATCCAGCGGTCGACCTTACGCACCGACAGGTTCGTGATCGCGCCGGTCACCTCGAGGACCAGGGCGTCGGCGCCGTCGGCCGCGCACACGATCAGGATGCGGTCGCCGGGCTTGGCCTTGTCCAGGGCACGCGCCAGCAGCAGCCCGGCGTGAGCGCAGCCGGTGCGTCCGACGCTCGCCGCGAGCGTGTCGGCGATCTGCTCGGGCTTGAGGCCGAGCGCCTTCGGCAGGTTCGCCATCGAGCGCGGGTTAATGCTGTCGAGGATGACGGTCGAGAGTGTCGACGGGTCGACGCCGCCGGCCTGGAGCGCGCGCTTCGCCGTGTCGATGATCGCCGGCGCCATGGTGTCGGCCGTGAAGCGTTCCTCCCACTGCCGGACGAAGCGGTCCTCGGGCAGCCGCCAGACATCGAG is a window encoding:
- a CDS encoding OB-fold domain-containing protein; amino-acid sequence: MAGIVRYGSYVPYFRLTRAAIGAGKGERAVASFDEDAVSMAVEAARDALRGGVAVDALLFATLSPAYAEKLDTATIQAALDLPETVSSVALSGSSRMGLAALLLGLDLAAAGKRALVCAGDLLTSAPGSARESQGGDAAAAFVTGSDNEAIARVLGRASSTMEILDVWRLPEDRFVRQWEERFTADTMAPAIIDTAKRALQAGGVDPSTLSTVILDSINPRSMANLPKALGLKPEQIADTLAASVGRTGCAHAGLLLARALDKAKPGDRILIVCAADGADALVLEVTGAITNLSVRKVDRWIASKRNDLAYNTYLKWRGILPFEPPRRPDPERPAAPPMRRHERWKLAFVGSRCTKCQAGHLPPQRVCVKCGAVDQMRDERFADTSCRVATYTLDHLAYSLQPPVVAAFVDYEGGGRFSCELTDVDPKAVAIGDHLEMTFRRLFTAQGVHNYFWKARPGR
- a CDS encoding acetyl-CoA acetyltransferase; protein product: MASNGIKDRVAIVGMGCTPFGEHWDKGPEDLLIDAAQEAYRSAGIDAAQVDAYWLGTMASGTSGLMLSEALKIPYKPVTRLENMCATGSEAMRNAAYAVASGAYDLVMAIGVEKLKDSGYSGLVISSPPNDGTRSSMTAPATFALLAPAYAKKYGVDEDQLKQVLARIAWKNHKNGAKNPKAQFRKEVSIETICKSPPVAGMLGIFDCSGVSDGSAAAILCRAEDAHKYSKHPIFIKALSFAAGPAEGYYSQDYDFTTFPEVVASAQEAYKQAEVKNPRDEISMAEVHDCFTTTELVLMEDMGFSPRGQGWKDVIEGRFDGDGPQPINPDGGLKSFGHPIGASGLRMMYEMWLQLRGEAGARQIKDPKLGMTHNLGGAPGRCVSFVSVVGA